From Streptomyces yatensis, one genomic window encodes:
- a CDS encoding winged helix-turn-helix transcriptional regulator → MLHPTIPTSDTDRICHAVGVLAPRWTSWTLETLHEHGPMRAHQLTATMPWLNATTTRQVLMRMQSSGLLTKPDRGCYTASPLGQDARPAHRALASWHARHFEVGATSRKRADRVEDALARLRGKGTIEVLTALEQNGPLRPTDLRQTTHLATGSFHYRMRQVLEDGLVTRLGPGQHFAYTLTQTGRSLAPVYVELHDFGRRIRSADVAATANQWSAETSRARAARQRTASAPAVTGLFSHPPEPQPRVPAHIVALSHPSRTR, encoded by the coding sequence ATGCTGCACCCGACCATCCCTACGTCCGACACGGACCGGATCTGCCACGCTGTCGGGGTCCTCGCTCCACGGTGGACCTCATGGACGCTGGAGACGCTCCACGAGCACGGGCCCATGCGGGCGCACCAACTGACAGCCACCATGCCGTGGCTGAACGCGACCACCACCCGCCAGGTTCTGATGCGCATGCAGTCCAGCGGGCTGCTCACCAAGCCTGATCGCGGCTGCTACACAGCCTCGCCCCTCGGCCAGGACGCACGTCCCGCCCACCGCGCCCTCGCTTCCTGGCACGCGCGGCACTTCGAGGTGGGCGCTACGTCGCGGAAGCGGGCCGACCGAGTCGAGGACGCGCTGGCCCGGCTACGCGGCAAAGGCACCATCGAGGTGCTCACCGCACTGGAGCAGAACGGTCCGCTGCGGCCGACCGACCTGCGCCAGACCACCCACCTGGCGACCGGGTCCTTCCACTACCGCATGCGGCAGGTCCTCGAGGACGGTCTCGTCACCCGACTCGGCCCAGGCCAGCACTTTGCCTACACCCTCACCCAAACCGGGCGGAGTCTGGCTCCGGTATACGTCGAGCTGCACGATTTCGGCCGCCGCATCCGGTCAGCCGACGTCGCGGCGACGGCCAACCAGTGGTCGGCCGAGACGAGTCGGGCTCGGGCAGCCCGGCAGCGCACTGCCTCCGCTCCCGCAGTGACGGGGCTGTTTTCGCACCCGCCTGAGCCGCAGCCGCGCGTGCCAGCCCACATCGTCGCGCTCTCCCATCCCTCGCGGACCCGGTGA
- a CDS encoding SCO6880 family protein: MTSEPSTPIDPATVRFPHRTRRGLLMGLSAPQLIAVSATGLLLFAVLLMSGVVGVLKLIPVWAVLLIMAFLQHRGRSLADWTPIALRYALRRTAGQLLWLTRPSTRPRREGLLHLPGTAASLRIVSFPDGHLGAVHDPHRATLTAVVRVSARAFALLDPAAQSANVASWGRTLAALARTGHIARIQVLERTVPDSGDALNRYWREHGNVEASLSGQVYRDLIDAAGPAAAPHEAYVALALDMKTARRLINQAGGGLTGAFAVLAQLTSAFDEAARNFGLAPGSWLAGDEIAAVIRAAYDPGSSAALDQWSDTGRPQADPAAAGPVVLVERSDRIATDSAHHATYWIENWPRVETSPGFLHRLLFVSGVRRSLSLIYTPKGLDAALKDVRRKKASVIADAAERARKGQVHSEADSVEYTDITDRERQLITGHADVALTGLLTVSAETDQELNSACASIEAAAVSAMTDLRRLTWQQAEAFTTAALPLARI, translated from the coding sequence ATGACTTCCGAACCCTCCACTCCCATCGACCCGGCCACCGTGAGGTTCCCCCACCGCACACGCCGTGGCCTCTTGATGGGCCTGTCAGCTCCGCAGTTGATCGCTGTGTCGGCGACCGGACTGCTGCTGTTCGCGGTGCTGCTGATGTCCGGCGTCGTCGGAGTGCTGAAGCTGATACCGGTCTGGGCCGTGCTGCTGATAATGGCCTTCCTCCAGCACCGGGGACGCTCCCTCGCCGACTGGACGCCCATCGCACTGCGCTATGCCCTGCGCCGCACGGCAGGCCAGCTGCTGTGGCTCACCCGCCCATCGACCCGCCCACGCCGGGAGGGTCTGCTGCACCTGCCGGGAACAGCGGCGTCACTGCGGATAGTCTCCTTCCCCGATGGACACCTCGGTGCGGTCCACGACCCGCATCGGGCCACTCTCACCGCAGTCGTGCGTGTCTCCGCACGCGCATTCGCACTGCTGGACCCGGCGGCTCAGTCGGCGAACGTGGCCAGCTGGGGCCGCACCCTGGCCGCGCTCGCCCGTACCGGGCACATCGCTCGGATTCAGGTGCTGGAGCGGACCGTCCCCGATTCCGGTGATGCGCTCAACCGGTACTGGAGGGAACACGGCAACGTCGAAGCGTCGCTGTCCGGTCAGGTGTACCGGGATCTGATCGACGCCGCCGGTCCGGCTGCCGCTCCGCACGAGGCGTACGTCGCCCTCGCCCTCGATATGAAAACAGCACGCCGGCTGATCAACCAGGCCGGAGGCGGGCTGACCGGTGCCTTCGCTGTCCTTGCACAGCTGACCTCCGCCTTCGACGAGGCCGCACGGAACTTCGGCCTTGCCCCGGGATCGTGGCTGGCGGGGGATGAGATCGCCGCAGTGATCCGCGCGGCCTATGACCCGGGCTCCTCGGCCGCGCTCGATCAGTGGTCGGACACCGGCCGCCCCCAGGCCGACCCGGCTGCCGCGGGGCCGGTGGTGCTGGTGGAAAGGAGCGATCGCATCGCGACCGACTCCGCGCACCACGCTACGTACTGGATCGAGAACTGGCCCCGGGTCGAGACCAGCCCCGGCTTCCTGCACCGGCTGCTGTTCGTCTCCGGCGTGCGCCGCTCGCTTTCCCTCATCTACACCCCCAAGGGCCTGGATGCCGCGCTCAAGGACGTACGGCGCAAGAAGGCCAGCGTCATCGCGGACGCCGCCGAACGCGCCCGCAAGGGCCAGGTCCACTCCGAAGCGGACTCAGTGGAGTACACCGACATCACGGACCGCGAACGCCAACTGATCACCGGCCACGCCGACGTCGCCCTCACCGGCCTGCTGACCGTCTCCGCCGAAACGGACCAGGAGCTGAACTCCGCCTGCGCGTCGATCGAGGCCGCCGCCGTCTCCGCCATGACCGATCTACGGCGCCTGACCTGGCAGCAGGCCGAAGCCTTCACCACGGCCGCCCTCCCCCTCGCCCGCATCTGA
- a CDS encoding ATP-binding protein yields MARTTRTRATASPLYTPSRIDRRSRRAAREQFTTARKQARDASPTPMRLTGSSMDLGLRATYPSSGRPGPTSARGGSLKLPPHRMTTAVAAGAYPFLAEGGLGAQGIYVGHDVHAEGAFTYDPFALYGRLDGFTNPNILLAGIIGMGKSALAKSLGVRAVAFGYRIYVPCDPKGEWSIVASALGGQTIALGPGLTGRLNPLDAPARPRGVDEGDWRTEVRKRRLLLLGSLAKTVLRRELHPMEHTALDVALDQVVARAEASGTTPLLGEIAQVLGFPEQLDSAVGEMPGRLVHAAGDLAHALRRLVHGDLAGLFDAPSTVAFDPAAPMLSIDLSRLGGAGDDTALVLAMTCASAWMESALADPDAGQRWVIYDEAWRVMRHAALLERMQSQWKLSRGLGIANVMIIHRLSDLLTAGDAGSRGRALAEGLLTDCSTRIIYRQEADQLGAAATLLGLTGVETRAVSALTKGRGLWKVAGRSFVTQHLLHPRERELFDTDSRMHA; encoded by the coding sequence ATGGCTCGCACCACTCGCACCCGCGCCACCGCCAGCCCGCTGTACACGCCGAGCAGGATCGACCGCCGCTCGCGCCGCGCGGCCCGCGAGCAGTTCACGACCGCACGCAAGCAAGCCAGGGACGCCTCCCCTACTCCCATGCGGCTTACTGGCTCCAGCATGGACCTGGGCCTGCGGGCCACCTACCCCTCGAGCGGGCGCCCCGGCCCGACCTCCGCCCGCGGCGGCAGCCTCAAGCTCCCGCCGCACCGCATGACAACGGCTGTCGCGGCCGGCGCATACCCCTTCCTCGCCGAAGGCGGACTCGGTGCCCAGGGAATCTACGTCGGACACGACGTCCACGCAGAAGGCGCCTTCACCTACGACCCGTTCGCTCTCTACGGGCGCCTCGACGGCTTCACCAACCCCAACATCCTGCTCGCGGGGATCATCGGCATGGGCAAGTCAGCCCTGGCCAAGTCCCTCGGGGTGCGTGCCGTCGCCTTCGGCTACCGCATCTACGTGCCCTGCGACCCCAAGGGCGAGTGGTCCATCGTCGCCAGCGCACTGGGCGGCCAAACCATCGCCCTCGGGCCCGGCCTTACCGGCAGGCTGAATCCTCTCGATGCGCCGGCCCGGCCGCGTGGCGTCGACGAGGGAGACTGGCGTACCGAGGTCCGCAAGCGACGCCTGCTCCTGCTCGGCTCGCTGGCGAAGACGGTGCTGCGGCGCGAGCTGCACCCCATGGAGCACACCGCGCTCGACGTCGCCCTGGACCAAGTCGTCGCCCGTGCCGAGGCCAGCGGAACCACGCCCCTGCTCGGCGAAATCGCTCAAGTCCTCGGCTTCCCCGAGCAACTCGACTCTGCGGTGGGTGAGATGCCCGGGCGCCTGGTGCATGCCGCCGGAGACCTCGCGCACGCCCTGCGGCGCCTGGTTCACGGCGACTTGGCAGGCTTGTTCGACGCTCCGAGCACCGTCGCCTTCGACCCGGCCGCGCCGATGCTCTCGATCGATCTGTCCCGCCTGGGCGGTGCCGGAGACGACACCGCCCTCGTCCTGGCCATGACCTGCGCGAGCGCGTGGATGGAGTCCGCCCTCGCCGATCCGGATGCGGGACAGCGCTGGGTGATCTATGACGAAGCCTGGCGCGTGATGCGGCACGCCGCGCTGCTGGAGCGCATGCAATCCCAGTGGAAGCTCAGCCGGGGGCTGGGCATCGCCAACGTGATGATCATCCACCGCCTCTCCGACCTGCTGACCGCCGGAGACGCGGGATCGCGCGGACGAGCTCTGGCCGAAGGACTGCTGACCGACTGCTCCACGCGGATCATCTACCGACAGGAGGCGGACCAACTCGGCGCCGCCGCAACCCTGCTCGGCCTGACCGGCGTCGAGACGCGAGCGGTCTCCGCCCTTACCAAGGGGCGCGGTCTGTGGAAGGTCGCCGGCCGGTCCTTCGTCACACAGCACCTGCTGCATCCACGGGAGCGCGAGCTGTTCGACACAGACAGCCGGATGCACGCCTGA
- a CDS encoding type IV secretory system conjugative DNA transfer family protein, with translation MPDTRTRTPSTTTGTDVLLSLLLGLASLGISGGSLAWLFGNLANAAFGSGPWAAFKPTQSLSHPHQLWPHLPHAALLVGCYGIPALLLVTATALGTKLWLRLRPKPGSLANQRDLGDLLPKKAAAKATGLRSSLNEAHPNDVPPDDRGVLLGTLKPGTTEVRSSWEDVLLAIMAPRSGKTSGLAIPAILRAPGPVLLTSNKAANDAYTATLDERAKAGRVWTLDPQQIAHAEQTIWWDILADARDLAGARRLAQHFVAASVDESSAGDFWSTAAANTLTALFLAAAQGACPVTEVTAWLASPADRTPIDLLTDAGLDAVAAQLHGTVAGAVETRDGIFETARQYASCLLDPRIADWVTPPPPDSPLREFRPETFATSRDTLFLLSKDGGGSASAIIAAAADAVMRAAVLQAERDGGRLDPPMLAILDEAANVCKIQDLPDLYSHLGSRGVIPITILQSYRQGQRVWGETGMDALWSAATIKLIGSGIDDADFADKLSRLAGDHEVQTLSVSTSASGKSSSVSMRQERVLPADAIRALPKGSALLLATGIRPALLNLKPWYREPDADRLGAASKKATAAITERALAKAPSGRDQYGPAA, from the coding sequence TTGCCTGACACACGCACCAGGACGCCCTCGACCACCACCGGCACTGACGTCCTGCTCTCTCTCCTGCTCGGCCTCGCCTCCCTCGGCATCAGCGGCGGCTCACTGGCCTGGCTCTTCGGCAACCTCGCCAATGCCGCTTTCGGCTCCGGTCCATGGGCTGCGTTCAAGCCGACGCAGTCCCTCTCCCACCCCCACCAGCTCTGGCCGCATCTCCCCCATGCTGCTCTGCTCGTCGGCTGCTACGGCATCCCGGCGCTGCTCCTGGTCACAGCAACCGCCCTCGGCACGAAGCTGTGGCTGCGCTTGCGCCCGAAGCCGGGCTCACTTGCCAACCAGCGGGACCTGGGCGATCTGCTGCCGAAGAAGGCAGCGGCGAAGGCCACCGGCCTGCGCTCCAGCCTCAACGAGGCCCACCCCAACGACGTCCCGCCGGACGACCGCGGCGTGCTCCTCGGCACCCTCAAACCCGGCACGACGGAGGTCCGGTCCTCCTGGGAGGACGTCCTGCTGGCGATCATGGCACCGCGCTCGGGCAAGACCAGCGGACTCGCGATCCCGGCGATCCTGCGCGCACCGGGGCCGGTGCTGCTGACCTCCAACAAAGCAGCGAACGACGCCTACACCGCGACCCTCGACGAACGAGCGAAGGCCGGGAGGGTGTGGACGCTGGATCCACAACAGATTGCGCACGCCGAGCAGACCATATGGTGGGACATCCTCGCCGATGCCCGCGACCTTGCCGGGGCCCGACGCCTGGCTCAGCACTTCGTCGCCGCCTCTGTCGACGAGTCCAGCGCCGGGGACTTCTGGTCCACCGCCGCCGCCAACACACTCACGGCACTCTTTCTGGCCGCCGCGCAGGGCGCATGCCCCGTGACCGAGGTGACGGCCTGGCTCGCCTCTCCGGCCGACCGCACACCGATCGATCTTCTGACCGATGCCGGCCTCGATGCCGTCGCCGCCCAGTTGCACGGCACCGTCGCCGGAGCCGTCGAAACACGGGACGGGATCTTCGAGACGGCGAGGCAATACGCGAGCTGTCTGCTGGACCCACGTATCGCCGACTGGGTCACCCCGCCCCCGCCCGACTCGCCGCTGCGAGAGTTCCGGCCAGAGACGTTCGCCACCTCCCGCGACACGCTCTTCCTGCTCTCCAAGGACGGCGGCGGCTCTGCCTCGGCGATCATCGCCGCCGCCGCCGACGCGGTGATGCGCGCGGCCGTCCTCCAGGCCGAGCGCGACGGCGGACGCCTCGACCCGCCCATGCTGGCGATCCTGGATGAGGCCGCCAACGTGTGCAAGATCCAGGACCTGCCGGACCTGTACTCCCACCTGGGCTCGCGCGGGGTCATCCCGATCACGATCCTGCAGTCCTACCGACAGGGCCAGCGGGTGTGGGGCGAGACCGGTATGGACGCCCTGTGGAGCGCAGCGACGATCAAACTCATCGGCAGCGGCATCGACGACGCCGACTTCGCCGACAAGCTCTCCCGCCTCGCCGGAGACCACGAGGTGCAGACTCTCTCGGTCTCTACCAGCGCGTCCGGCAAGTCCTCCTCCGTCTCCATGCGGCAGGAGCGGGTGTTGCCCGCCGATGCGATCCGGGCCCTGCCCAAGGGGTCGGCGTTGCTATTGGCCACCGGGATCCGGCCCGCGCTACTCAACTTGAAGCCCTGGTACCGCGAGCCAGATGCCGACCGGCTCGGCGCGGCCTCCAAGAAAGCGACTGCCGCCATCACCGAGCGGGCCCTCGCCAAGGCCCCGTCCGGCCGCGACCAGTATGGACCGGCCGCATGA
- a CDS encoding DUF317 domain-containing protein, producing MSDEPVDEHWCDYYVTPRYLAGSSYVGDPGFAPVNHWPHHSFDNGPCQLMVTSPDHRIRIGWYGDDYILWKITAAVDGVSAPRWEATFDHTFPPEIVAGLTTALAHDWGPNGDRFLARPSVYWADSVEPLLDTGWERGAAERGTVELLAPDHQAGALIDTRSYGRDDETVTLWAGPPGWASRAEAHFTADTPSHLIAATAAAMSDPAPVVRERHMLHQDVEHLVQLELTKDETPSVSRVPTPLDARRAAVTAAVHRAAHSHHGAGWAHAARIRTAHARPQPNATPVAPARAGTEALTRTAARPRR from the coding sequence ATGTCTGACGAGCCAGTCGACGAGCACTGGTGCGACTACTACGTAACCCCGCGTTACCTCGCCGGATCCAGCTACGTCGGCGATCCCGGCTTCGCCCCTGTCAACCACTGGCCTCATCACTCCTTTGACAATGGCCCGTGCCAGCTGATGGTCACCTCACCGGACCACCGGATCCGCATCGGCTGGTACGGCGACGACTACATCCTGTGGAAGATCACCGCCGCCGTGGACGGGGTCTCGGCGCCCCGATGGGAAGCAACCTTCGATCACACCTTTCCGCCCGAGATCGTCGCGGGGCTCACCACCGCTCTGGCACACGACTGGGGCCCGAACGGCGACCGCTTCCTGGCACGGCCATCGGTGTACTGGGCCGACAGTGTCGAACCCCTGCTGGATACCGGGTGGGAACGCGGTGCGGCCGAGCGTGGCACGGTTGAACTCCTCGCGCCCGACCATCAGGCGGGAGCCTTGATCGATACCCGCAGCTACGGCCGGGACGACGAGACCGTGACGCTGTGGGCAGGCCCGCCGGGCTGGGCCAGCCGCGCGGAGGCGCACTTCACCGCAGATACCCCGAGTCACCTTATCGCGGCCACCGCCGCTGCCATGAGCGATCCCGCCCCCGTCGTGCGGGAGAGGCACATGCTCCACCAGGACGTCGAGCATCTCGTCCAGCTCGAACTCACGAAGGACGAGACGCCATCGGTCTCGCGAGTGCCCACCCCGTTGGACGCGAGGAGGGCTGCCGTCACCGCCGCCGTTCACCGGGCCGCGCACAGCCACCACGGCGCGGGGTGGGCCCACGCCGCCCGCATCCGCACCGCCCATGCCCGACCACAGCCGAACGCGACGCCCGTCGCCCCGGCCCGTGCCGGCACCGAGGCACTTACTCGTACGGCAGCCCGCCCTCGGCGCTGA
- a CDS encoding DUF4913 domain-containing protein: protein MSESADESEPVRIPDHNLDDVVATVGALVAQSRRQAETLDRLTDEQPAQKGGEENGVGPEATSAPSTADDSEGLSSPFILALEGRTYAQELSALATWVHDLLLPVYGREITSSRPWCQRWIEHPEAVARLHGLWLAWQQYTDAEAGLGGPSMWHRDHLDPALLQLRAPDGPFGACTTSSTRPNHRLLSAPEPADDEG from the coding sequence ATGTCGGAGTCCGCTGACGAGAGCGAGCCGGTGCGGATACCGGACCACAACCTGGACGACGTGGTCGCCACGGTCGGCGCGCTCGTAGCCCAGAGCCGGAGGCAAGCCGAGACCCTCGACCGGCTCACCGACGAGCAGCCCGCCCAGAAGGGCGGGGAGGAGAACGGGGTCGGCCCAGAAGCCACCTCAGCGCCAAGCACTGCGGACGACTCCGAGGGGCTGTCCTCACCGTTCATTCTTGCGCTCGAAGGCCGCACGTACGCCCAGGAGTTGTCCGCGCTCGCCACCTGGGTGCACGACCTGTTGCTGCCCGTGTACGGGCGTGAGATCACCTCCAGCCGCCCCTGGTGTCAGCGATGGATCGAGCACCCTGAGGCCGTGGCCCGCCTGCACGGACTGTGGCTGGCCTGGCAGCAGTACACGGACGCCGAGGCCGGCCTCGGTGGTCCTTCGATGTGGCACCGCGACCACCTCGACCCCGCCCTGCTCCAGCTACGCGCGCCTGATGGCCCGTTTGGTGCCTGCACGACCAGTTCCACGCGGCCGAACCACCGTCTCCTGTCCGCCCCCGAGCCTGCCGACGACGAAGGCTGA
- a CDS encoding IS1182 family transposase yields MCVRPRTGCVIPELTVRVARASNPRGTTAMAIRDHLNGLWSDEDFEEWYPRDGKPGLSPAQLATVSVLQFLLELSDRQAAESVRNRIDFKYAMGMELEDPGFHHSVLADFRERLAEEGRADKLLDLALEKIRAVGLVRERGLQRTDSTHVLAAVRDLTRLELVTEAMRATLEELARRAPHELVGLVTEDWGKRYGRAARLGKNPSKPKTRIKDTGEDVRLLLRYVHRYLPALRDGEQVQALRQIFVQNYFIDAQDRPKWREAEGAGLPPSAVAIVSPYDVSARYARRGETRWKGFLAHVTETCDPDAPSVITDVTTTKAAVHDTKALPGIMASLDQRNLLSKEHFVDGGYLSVALKQRVAREHGVGLVGPVRAKSTRQSRKGTVFHRDAFAIDWDAKEVSCPQDKVSRRWSTPPSLAPYINVEFSPDDCRQCPVKAACTRTDARKVTFLPRELYDIQSESRTEQQTQEWLSRYSLRAAIESTISEFVNGHGMRQCRYRSEEKAHVQHVLTAIAVNLERIAVHLLPTSARQPRNPTALQGFLDWQHIPRPRSWRVATHPAG; encoded by the coding sequence ATGTGTGTTCGCCCCCGTACCGGCTGCGTGATTCCCGAGCTGACGGTGCGAGTCGCTCGTGCGAGCAACCCCAGGGGCACCACGGCTATGGCCATCCGTGACCATCTCAACGGCCTGTGGAGCGACGAGGACTTCGAGGAGTGGTATCCGCGGGACGGCAAGCCGGGCCTGTCACCTGCCCAGTTGGCGACTGTGTCGGTCCTGCAGTTCCTGCTGGAGCTGTCCGACCGGCAGGCCGCCGAGTCGGTGCGGAACCGCATCGACTTCAAATATGCGATGGGCATGGAGCTGGAGGACCCCGGCTTCCACCACAGCGTTCTCGCGGACTTCCGTGAGCGCCTGGCCGAGGAGGGCCGGGCCGACAAGCTGCTGGACCTCGCGCTGGAGAAGATCAGGGCCGTCGGGCTGGTCCGGGAACGCGGCCTACAGCGCACCGACTCCACCCACGTCCTGGCCGCGGTGCGGGACCTGACCCGCCTGGAACTGGTCACCGAGGCGATGCGCGCCACCCTGGAGGAACTCGCCCGCCGGGCGCCGCACGAGCTGGTCGGTCTGGTGACAGAGGACTGGGGCAAGCGCTACGGCCGCGCGGCCCGACTGGGGAAGAACCCCTCCAAGCCCAAGACCCGGATCAAGGACACCGGCGAGGACGTCCGTCTGCTCCTGCGCTACGTCCACCGCTACCTGCCCGCCCTCCGCGACGGTGAGCAGGTCCAGGCTCTTCGCCAGATCTTCGTGCAGAACTACTTCATCGACGCCCAGGACCGCCCGAAGTGGCGGGAGGCAGAGGGCGCCGGCCTGCCACCCTCGGCCGTCGCCATCGTCTCGCCCTACGACGTGAGTGCCCGCTACGCGCGCCGCGGCGAGACCCGCTGGAAGGGCTTCCTGGCGCACGTCACCGAGACCTGTGACCCCGATGCTCCGAGCGTGATCACCGACGTGACCACCACCAAGGCCGCCGTCCACGACACCAAGGCCCTTCCCGGCATCATGGCCAGCCTCGATCAAAGGAACCTGCTGTCGAAGGAGCACTTCGTCGATGGCGGCTACCTCTCCGTCGCGCTCAAGCAGCGGGTTGCCCGCGAGCACGGTGTCGGCCTGGTCGGACCGGTCCGGGCCAAGAGCACCCGGCAGTCCCGCAAGGGCACCGTGTTCCACCGCGACGCCTTCGCCATCGACTGGGATGCCAAAGAGGTGAGCTGTCCGCAGGACAAGGTGAGCCGCCGGTGGTCGACACCGCCGTCCCTCGCGCCCTACATCAATGTCGAGTTCTCCCCGGACGACTGCCGCCAGTGCCCGGTGAAGGCCGCCTGCACGCGCACCGACGCCCGGAAGGTCACCTTCCTGCCGCGCGAGCTCTACGACATCCAGTCCGAGTCCCGGACCGAGCAGCAGACCCAGGAATGGCTCTCGCGCTACTCACTGCGGGCCGCCATCGAGAGCACGATCAGCGAGTTCGTCAACGGCCACGGCATGCGCCAGTGCCGCTACCGCAGCGAAGAGAAGGCCCACGTCCAGCACGTTCTGACCGCCATCGCGGTCAACCTCGAACGCATCGCCGTCCACCTGCTGCCGACATCCGCCCGGCAGCCCCGGAACCCAACCGCTCTCCAGGGCTTCCTCGACTGGCAGCACATCCCCCGGCCCCGGTCCTGGCGCGTCGCCACCCACCCCGCAGGCTGA
- a CDS encoding DnaB-like helicase N-terminal domain-containing protein, which yields MTPLLQAEQAVLGAVLLEPRQLGHLAGWLRPEHFYRPAHAALYGAMLDLHASGHPATTAPADVPVPLTWVNDTRDKASEHTRGVTAAYVHSLPSACPRPAHAPVYGRMVLEGAIHRSVTQHAVRLHHAARGAGVEETLHHAQVLADVLTELARRWGTEPRPAPPGTPSPASAPAPGRAKEQVLAEEEFLLGMLTTQPQQLGEVVHWLRPEDFADPGHRQIYGALGALHHRGEPVDQLTVLWECQRRGVFADGTLEPDRVRRLCDTTAGGSAGHFGEQVLDASLLRTAAASARQIRDLAENDALAAGQLISQAFSALTPLDQARRRRATAIGGPEPDKAPKSSPAPPPTHAAAARARSPALRTETKTPPSTTTPPSTSPLQLLRRGPS from the coding sequence GTGACACCGCTGCTACAGGCCGAGCAGGCCGTCCTGGGCGCGGTGCTGCTGGAGCCGCGCCAGCTCGGCCACCTGGCCGGGTGGCTCCGGCCCGAGCACTTCTACCGTCCCGCGCACGCCGCCCTGTACGGGGCGATGCTCGACCTACACGCCAGCGGCCACCCCGCGACGACCGCGCCGGCGGACGTGCCGGTCCCGCTGACCTGGGTCAACGACACAAGGGACAAAGCAAGTGAGCACACGCGCGGCGTGACCGCCGCGTACGTGCACTCGCTGCCCTCCGCCTGCCCGCGCCCGGCGCACGCGCCGGTCTACGGGCGGATGGTGCTGGAAGGCGCCATCCACCGCAGCGTCACCCAGCACGCCGTCCGCCTGCACCACGCCGCCCGCGGCGCGGGCGTCGAAGAGACCCTCCATCACGCCCAGGTCTTGGCCGACGTGCTCACCGAGCTCGCCCGACGCTGGGGCACCGAACCCCGCCCCGCTCCACCCGGAACGCCCTCCCCTGCGTCCGCCCCTGCGCCGGGCCGGGCAAAAGAACAGGTACTTGCCGAGGAGGAGTTTCTCCTCGGAATGCTCACCACACAGCCGCAGCAGCTGGGAGAAGTAGTCCACTGGCTGCGCCCCGAGGACTTCGCCGATCCCGGGCACCGCCAGATCTACGGCGCGCTGGGCGCACTGCACCACCGGGGCGAGCCGGTCGACCAGCTCACCGTGCTGTGGGAGTGCCAGCGCCGAGGCGTGTTCGCCGATGGCACGCTGGAGCCCGACCGCGTCCGCCGCCTGTGCGACACAACTGCCGGGGGATCAGCCGGCCACTTCGGCGAACAGGTCCTCGACGCCTCCCTCCTGCGCACCGCCGCCGCCTCTGCCCGGCAGATCCGCGATCTGGCCGAGAACGACGCGCTCGCTGCCGGCCAACTCATCAGCCAGGCTTTCTCCGCTCTCACTCCACTCGATCAAGCCCGCCGACGCCGTGCCACCGCGATTGGCGGCCCAGAACCGGACAAGGCCCCGAAATCCTCGCCCGCGCCGCCTCCGACCCATGCTGCCGCCGCCCGGGCCCGCAGTCCCGCACTCCGCACGGAAACCAAAACACCGCCAAGCACGACTACGCCACCATCCACCTCACCCCTCCAGCTCCTTCGGAGGGGCCCTTCGTGA
- a CDS encoding DUF6238 family protein, whose translation MPTDLPPEPDQLDSGFVPFATAALDFHRSLNLPAAQAAASRVEIDALHAHVIALYRLLDSHTGRTGPVAQAEGDHLQAGRVRLWQAAEHLHDAFHAAPRPDARHPGREPWREPLPEGAPELTICQRHLVIAVRVRRGHTPTDLHDPVTGVVRH comes from the coding sequence ATGCCGACCGACCTTCCGCCCGAACCCGACCAGCTGGACTCGGGCTTCGTGCCGTTCGCAACCGCCGCGCTCGACTTCCACCGCTCCCTCAACCTGCCCGCCGCCCAGGCCGCGGCGAGCCGTGTGGAGATCGACGCCCTGCATGCCCACGTGATCGCTCTGTACCGGCTGCTCGACTCCCACACCGGCCGCACCGGGCCGGTAGCCCAGGCTGAAGGTGACCACCTGCAAGCTGGGAGGGTCCGGCTGTGGCAAGCGGCCGAGCACCTGCACGACGCCTTCCACGCCGCCCCGCGCCCCGATGCCCGCCACCCGGGCCGAGAGCCATGGCGAGAACCGCTGCCCGAGGGCGCACCCGAACTCACCATCTGCCAACGCCACCTGGTCATCGCAGTCCGGGTGCGCCGCGGCCACACGCCGACCGACCTCCACGACCCCGTAACCGGCGTTGTCCGCCACTGA